Within the Catalinimonas niigatensis genome, the region TGTTCATGATAAGGCGATTGAAACATACACTTGCTGTAGAATGTTTTTTTTACAAGTTTTGAAACTTCATAGGCGTATCCTTATCAAATGATTCTCGTCTGTTGATTGTAAGTAATAAATAAACAACATGGATAATCCGGTTATTATATTTGGTGCTGGCGGCTTGGGCAAAGCGTCACTAGAGATTTTTCAGGCCAATCAAGTTATTGTATACTGTTTTTTAGATGATGACAAACGTTTGCATGGTCAGGAGATAGCAGAAATTGGCATCATGGGAAGTACAGACGATCATGGTTATACTAAATTCATTGGAAAAAAATGTGATGCTTTTGTGGCTCTGGATGAGCAGAATTTACGCAAGGGGGTATTCAAAATGTTGAATGACCGTCGTAAAGTAATGCCCATCAACGCGATTCATCCCAAAGCTATTATTTCTGGTCATGCTTATATTTCCTATGGACTGTTTGCCAATGCAGGTGTAGTCATTGGGAGTTTTGCCAAAGTAGGAATCGGGTGCATTTTGCATAGCAATGCAGTCATTGACTATGAGGCTGAGCTTGGAAATTATGTGCAAGTAGGAGCAGGGAGCATCATTCATGCCGGTGCAAAGATTGAAGATGAAGTATTTATAGGCGCAGGCGTAACAATAGCCGGTCCTCTGGAAGTTGGAAAGGGAGCACGAATCGGTGCCGGATCTGTAGTGGTAGAAAATGTAAAAAAAGGTGCTACAGTTTTTGGTAATCCTGCCAAAGAAGTTTAACTATTTAAAAATGAACATTCCTTCTTCTGAAATTATCCTCAATGCTGATGGTAGTATCTATCACCTTGGACTTCGTCCTGAACATCTGACAGACATTATACTCACTGTAGGCGATCCTGATAGGGTAGCAGAAGTAAGTAAATATTTTGACAGTGTAGATGTAAAAATAAGCAGGCGTGAATTTGTGACCCATGTGGGCAGGCTGGGAAATCAAGAAATTATGGTTATCAGTAGTGGGATTGGCACTGATAATGTAGAAATATTGCTTACGGAGTTGGATATCCTGGCCAATGTAGACTTGGCAACGCTACAGCCCCATAAAAATACCCGTTCGCTTAAAATCATCAGAATAGGAACTTCCGGTGCTTTGCGGGAGGACATTCCTCTGGATGCTCATTT harbors:
- a CDS encoding NeuD/PglB/VioB family sugar acetyltransferase, encoding MDNPVIIFGAGGLGKASLEIFQANQVIVYCFLDDDKRLHGQEIAEIGIMGSTDDHGYTKFIGKKCDAFVALDEQNLRKGVFKMLNDRRKVMPINAIHPKAIISGHAYISYGLFANAGVVIGSFAKVGIGCILHSNAVIDYEAELGNYVQVGAGSIIHAGAKIEDEVFIGAGVTIAGPLEVGKGARIGAGSVVVENVKKGATVFGNPAKEV